CTGTGCCATGGGAAGAGGTGGCCCAAGGCCACTGTTTCAGTCACCCGTCTGAGCCACCAAGATGGGGAAGTGCTCCCAAGGCCCACCATGTTTGCTTTCAGAGCAGACCAGCGCCACAGCAGGAGACCAGCTCCAAAGAAGAGTGCGGCCCTCAGCCCTGAGCGGTGGACGCCCGCGGCTGAATGCGCCACGCTGCCTTGGCTCAGCCCTTCTCActtacccccatccccaccccggcCTCTTTCCAGGAATCTATGGGCTCTGACCTCAGATGTATTCATCTCCTCCATCTCAGCCAAGGTGGGGGCCTTGAGCAGAACCCGGGGCCGTGGGCGCAGCGTGTTGCTTCCAGCATCCGTGACGGACAGGTTGATGCAAGACGTGGATTTGGTGTCCCCTGAACAGGCATTGAGAATGCAGGGCAGAGAGCCAAACCCTggtggaggcagggaggtggggcaggacAGCAGAGTGAGGGGTGCAGATGGAGTGGGGAGGTAGGAGAGCAGGAgcggaagtggggaggggggcaacAGAAGCAGAGGAAGCTCACCCCGGCCACCCCAGCGCTCGCCCCTCACTGGGCGCAGCCTCCGCTCCTGCTTGATCTCCTCCAGGATCTTCTCGTGCAGGGTCCTCTGCTTTTGGGGTAAGGGGCGAAGCCTTCTCTCTGAGACCTGGAGGGAGTATGGCAGTTCCAGGAAGGAAGGGCAGTGGAGCTGTGCCACAGACCCACTAGAGCGGAGAGGAACACTGCGGACACAGCCAGCCCTAGCAGGAGCAGGCACAGCGGGGGCAGGCCGGAGGTGGCCTGCGTGCTCCTGGGGCAGGTCCATCTCAGACCCAACCTTCCAGCCACCTCCTCGGGGTAGGCGCCGGTCTGCCCTTGGGGAGGGAAGGCCACGAGGGGAGGCCCCGTGCAGCACGTACCTGTTTCAGTGGAGGCCGGGAGCGGATGAAGTCTAAGATGAGTTCATGGGCATCCTTCTTCACCCTGGGAGGTAGGTCTCCATCGACCTGTGGGGGAGGCAGCTAAGGCTGAGGGCTGGATCCCCACTCAGGAGTTGGGGGCTGTGGGAGGGGCCATGGGAGGAGTTGGGGGCCTGGTCCTCATGCCGTCCTTCCCTCCGACAGCATGGCATGCACGTGGCTGCCATGACCACTACCACCTTCCCTACATCTCAGGTTCTTCGTGTGGAAATGAAGGTCGGTGGCGTCCCTTCGACCCAGCTGTCCCAAGACTGAAATGAACTCGCCCCCGTTCAGAATTTGCAGAGTAAAACCGGCACGCAGCACGAGCCACGTGAGTATAAATGGGACAATCCTCCAGGATCCTCCACACTTCCCCTTTCCCTATCCTCGTCACACCGTGTCCCCAACATCACACCGTGTCCCTGACGTCACACCACATCCCTGCCCTAGTCACACTGTATCCCTGCCCTTGTCACATTGTGTCCCTGATGTCACACCGTGTCCCTGACATCACAGTGTCACACCTTGTCCTGTTACACTGTGTCACACTGTGTCCCAGCCCCAGTCACACTGTGTCCCCATCCTTATCACACCGTGTCCCCACCCTTGTCACACCATGTCCCCGCTGTAATCACACTGTGTCCCTGTCCTAGTCCCCCCGGGTCAGGTGGAGCCAGATGGGTCAGGGCCTCATCTGTCTGTGCACATCTGAATACCCACTCAGTAGCCAGCGCACAGAGTGGAGGCTGCAGAGCCACCAGCGGGCAGAAGGCTCGGGGGCAGGCTGCCGTCCCCAGCAGCTCACCATGACCTTGCGGAGCTTGTAGTTCCTGGCGCGGATGTCCTGCATCAGCATCTCGAAGGGGGTGAGCTGGAACTCGGTGGGCAAGGGGTTGAACTCCTGCTCCTGCACCTTCTTGAGCTTCACCCCGTGACGAAGTTCCCTCATGAGCTGCACCCAGAGTCGGGCCTGGGCCCCCAAGAAGACGGAAATGGTCCTTAGACCCGGCAGGGCTCCCCCTGGCCCTGGCACAGACCCCAGGTGGGGGGTAGCCATAGCTTACCCAGTCGGTGTGTCCCAGGTGGTCAAGCTCTGCCAGGGCCTTGCCTTCCTGCAGCTCACCCTCCCGAAGCTTCTGCAGCATCTGTTAGTCCAGGAGAAGGTGAGAGTGGCTGTCACAGGGCTGCAGGCCCCGCCAGTCTGTCCATCCGGGGACAGTTCCTGAACACGTGGGCTACTATTCCACCAGCTAAAAAAGGGATGAGTGGGCATTTGGGGCCAAAGCTCTGGACTCAGAAAGATCTGGAGAAACAAAGCCATTAGCTTTGGAGCCATGGGGGCCCTTGGTGGCCCCTCAGCTATCTCTGGCAGTTCTCCTGGGCCAGGGGTGAGAGCTGAGCAGCCACCTAGCACCCACACAGGACGTCctggctctctccttctctcagccAATCCACACAGCCCAGAAGGGCATCGTGTCCTTCTGAGAGAGCAGATGCAGGGGGACCCTGCCCTCTGTCACCTGTGAAAAGCTCCCAGGCTTCCTTCAGATCCAGCCGGCATGGTGCTCCCTCAGCAATGCCTCGGCCTCTGTCCGGGCCACGTGCATACCCCCTCCTGGAACCCCCAGGGCTGCTTCTTGACCCACTCCAGCGGGGACACTGGAGTTTCGGTAATCTGCTTCTGTGAGTGTTGTCTGGACCACTGGCTCCATAAGGCCAGAGCCACAGgtatgtttctgttttctcccctGAAGACTCCTGGTTCCTAGCACAACTGGCAGAGGCTAGGTCTTCAACAATggctgaatggatggatggatggatggacggacagatggataAGAGGATAAGTTACTCAGCAAGTCCTGGGAAACAGACAGGTTCATATTTCATGAAGCTGAGAAAATGCCAACATCACAATGATGTTGGAGAACAGGAAGGATGGTTAGGCAACTGTTCTTTGCTGAGAATTTGGGAAGCAGCTACTAGATTCACTCCCTTCATTGTCCTGGATCTTGGCAGCAGCCAGACACTCGGTTCCCACCACCTCCCCTACCCTGGAGAAGCATCGAACCCTTAGCACACAGCTCCCAGctcacccccctcacccccccgaCACAATAAGCCAGAACCAGTTACCCTGGCTTTCACTTGAAGCTATTTGCTAAACTGCTTTGGGACGCTCTAGAAAACGCGGCCAAGTCTCAGAGCGCCGCATGGTGTGTGACCTGGCTGATTCTAAAAATAGACCTGTGTGTGATCTGGCAGTTCCTGTGGGCAAAGGGCATGAAGGGTGGGTCTCCCATCCCCCCCCGGACTTTCTCTACCTGTCCCTGAGCAGGGTGTTTCTTCCTAAAATGCCAGCCCAGATGTGTCCCACTGACTCCCGCTTCTCATTCCCTGCTACTGCCAATTCCCTGAACATCTCTTGGGGCAATTACTTGGAAGTCTAGAGTTGTTTGCTCATGCTAAAGAAAGAGCTTCCATTGTCTGGATAAGGAATTGATGGTAGCAACAGAACAGATGACTTcagagcaagaaaaacaaaagcatgaaGACCATCCACTCATTAAAACATCAGAAGAACATCTCTTAAGTTgtggaggaggagcagcagcggaggaggaggagcttGGTTGGGGCCTTGGGGGAAGGGAGTGGCCAGAGGAGCGACCTACCCTTGGGCCACCAGCTGGGCTACAGATAAAGGCCCGATGGCTCAGGGACTGTCACTGCCGTGTAGGTTCTGGACCCCCAGCCCTGTCCATCAGAGCAATATTGAGAATCGACTCAGGCCACAGTTCAGGGAAGCTGGTTCGGGGAATCAGACACCAGTATCAGTCACTTCCGAAGAACACCTCTGCCGTTTAAGCAAGAGTGGGTGGAACCAATTCCCCCGCCCTCTGTCAAGTCTGCCTTTTCTCATATATGACTGCTGAGGGGAGGCAGGAGTCCCTATGCCAAGACCCCCTGCTTCAAGGAAGTCTGTCACCTCCTTCCAGGAAGGAGATGGGAGAGTTGGAGAAAGACCGTCAGCTGGTAATTCTGGAACCATGAAAAGACAGGACAGCCCTGGAGAGACCCCAGCTCTGCCTGGACTTCCTCTGGCTTGGGGCAAAGGACACCTTTCAGAACCTCtatttgtgggacgcctgggtggctcagtgggttaaagcctctgccttcgggtcaggtcatgatctcagggtcctgggatggagccccgcatcgggctctctgctcagcggggagcctgcttccccctctctctccacctgcctctctgcctacctgtgatctctgtcaaatgaataaataaaaatctttaaaaaaaaaaaaaaagaacctctatttatttatctgtaaaaaggggggggggctacGGTCACTGAATTTCCTACGCCCCAAAACTCCAAGCGCAGTGAGTACACATGTGCACTGAATTACAAGTGGCGCCTTCAGTTCCTgtttccagaaggaaccagccctgggAGAGGACAGCCAGGTCTCGCAGGACCTGGAAACAGGAGGCAAGAGGAAAGAGGTCCTGGAGCCAAGTGGCTGCGAGCCGGTGAGTAAAGGTCCTGACCCTCAGTTCCTCCCCGTGCAAAATCCAGCTCAGGGTCCGGGGAAAACCCGCACAGCATGACAGGGCCCGCCCCGAGCGCCAGCTGCAAGGCGAGGCCGTTCAGAGTCCGCAGCTGAGGACCTCCACTTCCCGTGGGAGAGACAGACGGACCCACACCggcggaggtggggggcggggcaggaaaGACGGCCAGGAAGGTCCCTTGGGGGCCTCCGCCCCTTCCCCTGGGAGTCCCCCCCCACTCTCGCCCTGGGCACACCGTCCCCTCGGGCCCTGctcagccccagccccgcccTTCCAGTCCTGGCCTCCGGGAAGCCCCGCCCACACCCTGGGCCCCACCCCGCcctcggccccgccccccgccctcggcccctcccccacacggCCTCGCGCGCTCACCTCCTTGGCCTCCCGGACCCTGGCCAGGAAGGCCCGCAGCTCCAGCGTCTCCACGAAGAGCGCCCGGCACACGGCCTGGTAGTGGGTCTGCGCGCCCCGGGGGTCGGTCAGGCGCGCCGCGCACAGCCGCATGGCCTGGGCGAAGGTGCGCACGGCGCGGGGGCCGCCctcggcctcctcctcctcctccgggcCCCCGTAGCCCTCGTCCGCGGCCCCGCAGACGCCGTCCTCGCAGTCGTTGTTGGCCATGAGGTCGATGAGCCGCTCCAGCTGCGGGCTGAGCTCGCGCTCCTCGCTGTCGTCCAGGCCCCAGTCCAGCGCGCGGTAGATGGCAAAGCCCAGCGACTGCACCATCTGCAGGACAGGGGCCCGGAGAGTCAGCGGGCCGTGGGGGGCCACCCGCAAGGGACCCAGCCAGGAGAGCGACCGCCGCCCCGCCTGAGCACAGCGCGGCTTCCAGTGGCGACAGCGCGACAGCCAGCGGCCCTGCAGGAGGCCCCCGGAGGCCATGCCATAAGCCGGCCGGACGCCTCCCAGCCGCACCGTGGACAGCAGTTCAGCAGGCTCTCGGGGCCAAACGTGCCTTTAACACGTGAAGTGAGGGCAACGCCCTCCCGAGTACCTaacccagagagagggaagacGTGTACCCACAGGGACTCCTCCGGATCGCCCAGAGCGCCCACACCTGCGATGTCCAAATGTCTTCAACGGGGACACGGAACACAAAGGTGACCCATCCTTCCCATGGGATGCCAGGCTGCCAAGACCAAACTCAGGCACCCCCTTACACACAGACAGAACACAGAGTCACAAAGCCAGACTACATGCTTCCATTCATACAAAACCCTAGGCAAGATGAAGCCAATCCACAGCCGTAAAAAGCGGGTCACTGATCATAAAGCATATCCCaataaatgtgatttaaaaatacagataaccGAATCAAACATTGGCTTTTAAAGTGACATAAGAGTGTTTTAAATCCGAGGAGAAAGACTACATGGGTTACGGTACAGACACCTGAACTCATAAAAATTGACATCCTCTCccttaaaaaatactgtaaactCCATGCAAATTACAACATACGTAAATTTaatctggaaaagaagaaaagtgaagaagCAACGGCACCTGTGTGGGGGCTTGCCCAGGGACCAGGAGCTGTGGGCACCCAGCCAGGTATGGGGCCTACAGTGCTACAGTTTACTTTATGTATCCTTGAAATCTCCATAATTAGTTCTTTTAAAAGCATATTCACATATTGAAAATCTGAGTTTTGCAATAGACCTCTTAACTCAccatttctcaattttatttggCAGGAAACCCTATTTTCATAGACTACCGTTAACCACTGGGACTCCGCCTTCTCCGGGGGGGCATCTGCAGACCCTGCCACTCCATTTGTGGCTCTGTCCAGTGGCCGTCGGCCCCTGGCATGGGCTGCTCACAGGACTGCAGTCCCGGAAAGGTCACAGCTGCTCGCACAGGGAAGAGCCATGTGCCATGTGCAGTGACGGGTGAGGACGACCACAGGGGTGCTGCTTCCAGCCTGCCTGCCTTGCATATTTTGACATTTCTCCTTTATGACAATGATGCAGATTGACCATACTCTTCTCGTGTCATCAGCCACACAGAGCCCTTGGCTACTTAACTCTAGGACAGCCTAACCTGAGACCTAGCCTCTGGCTTCTAGGCAGAGGACGGAGCCACGGAGCCACGGAGTCATGTGACCACAGCTGGCAGCCGGCGGAGCTGGACTTGGGACTCACGTCCGTCCCCAGCCTGGGCTCTAAGCCTTGCCCAAGGCAGGAGGGAGCCACACCCTCACCTTCCACCCCGAGTCTGAGTCTGCCTAGCCTGAGGGAGGGGGGAGGCCTCTGGCCTCTCCTCTTGTTTCCCACACCTGCAGCCCAAGGGGACTGGCTTGAGCAGAGCtgaaggaggacatggggaaagtCAGTGTTGGGCAGGGGACAGGCACAAGACAGCCTTCTCTATCCTGCAGAAATGCCTCAGAACACACCCTGGCcagtgtggggagaggggctccAACAGAGCCAAGTTCCAGTCTACAAAACCCCAGTCCACCCTTGGAGGCGGTCTTATCTCTGCTTAGCCGGGCAAGAATCACAAGCCCAAGTCATGAGTCAGAGGGCAAAAGACCAGGGCCAGGTGGAGTCCCCTATGGCAGTGGGACCCCCATCAGGACTACTGGGCTGGCAAGAACCACAGGTCACACAAGTTCCCATCGATTCTTTCTTGGCCAGAGGTAGAGGTCAGAAAGGAGATTGTGGGAGAGATTCGTGCCCATTCTCTACGCCACGGCCACTGCTGACCCAGGCGTGGCTGTGCCCTGGCGTCTCCATCAGAGACCATTCTACCACCCGGGGCAGACAGAGGGGCCCTGTGGGGCAGCCCCTGTTCCAGCGCATCTTGGAGCAGCACCGCATCAGTTAAAGGGTTAACTCCAGCAGGAGCCTCTCCTCTGACAGCTGCTCTGTTAAAAGCTTCTCTGTGTTCCAGCCCAGACACTGGAAACCTCCTGAAAGGCAGAGAGCTCTTGCTTTCCCATAAGGAACAATCTGGGCAGCCAGCCAGGGTCTGAGAGCCTCCAGGCCTACCTGCCCACAGTGTTTTGGGAACTGAGCAGGCTCCCAACAGGCCAGCTGGGGTGAACAGCCTACTAACTGAGGGGCTTGGAGAGAGAAGGCACTGAGACCACAGGACGGCGTCCACAGGAGGCTGGTATCAGGAATCTGGGTTAGCACAGCGAGTGGCCCCTACAGTACTTTCTGGAGTGGGGCTCCGGGGTCAGTCTGTAAGCGCGCAGACTGGACCCCCACAAACAAGGCTCCTTGTAAATATCATCAGAACTGCTAAGAAGTCTCCTTTGGGGCGGCAGGTGGCCACGGCACATTCGTGTGGGGACTCTGGGTAACgggggccaccctgggatcaCTGTCTGAAAGGCAGGGGACTGTTCCTGGGCTTTGGATAAACAAAGTCTCCAGAGTACTCTGCCCGCCGTGGCAATGCTGTCTTCTTCCCAGACCGAACTACGGAAGCAACATGGAGCGAGAACCTCACCACGGAGGCCGTGTGCCGCTGGGAAGTGTGTCCTATCACTGACAGCAGTAAGATTGCCAGCATGTGCTGggaagaaaaagcaggaaaactCTGGGATGATTCTATTATCATTTTGCAATTCTCCACGACAGACTATATGGCCTCTTTGCCGTGACCAGCCCCCCACCCTTGGTATAATGCTGTGTTCAGTACATAAACACACGTTTGTATAAAGCTTTCTTAAAGGCAGTAGAACGATCCACATTAAATTCAGGACAAACTCCCGGAGAGTAGAGGGACAGGGAGGCACTGGTCCTACTGGTGAGGTCTGAATTGTGGGCGGGGTGGACAGCAGTCACCGGCTGGTTTTCCTGCTTGCCCCTCAGACCCACGCCATGACTGACCTTCTGCGTCCACAGACCACAGCACCTTTGCTCCCTCCCTCTGGTCAGTGGGAGGCAACACCAGCAGCTTGGGGGCAGAATAGGAGACGGAGGTAGGGTACCATCGCCCACCCCCGCCCTTCAGGCCCTCCAAGGCCTGCCAGGTTCCACACTGACCAGTGGGCTCTGTCCTGACCTGCCTGCTCTCTTCATCAAGTCCTTTCGATGAAGCCCTTTGAGTATTTTGTCTGTGTCCTACCTCATGGAAATAATCTTGTAACTTTACATGCTATCTAATTCACATAATATGAGACATATTAGTTTTAATGCGtatcaagtaaattaaaaaattattttaaaggtacCTGGGCTTCTGAGCTGGCTGCTGACAACACCATCGTTGTGGAATCTGCAAGAGGAGACAACAGGCAGTCAAGACACACCCCAGCAACCCCAGGCCGCCCACCCACCTGGTCTCCCAAGAATACACAGTGTATCCCAGAAAGCTTAAACGGGGCGAGCAGCCAGTCATTTGGAATGGACATGCAGAGGCAGGAGACTCAGCCCCTGCCCACACCCTGCACAGCAGTCACACCCCAATGGGACCCCTCAGAAGGGAGCAGCCAACAGGCTTCCCTGGGAGGCATGGTTGGTGCTAGAGTAAAGAAGGAATAAGGAGAGAGCAGGTCAGTTAGATCTTATCTGCAGGAAAGCCCTCACAGTCCGTAATTCACAGTCTGAGTCCATGTGCCCCCAAATCACAGCAGAGTCACATGAGACCCAGGCTCAAAGGCAGCAACAGATTTTGCTCTGGAGTTCCCAAGAGCCAAGCTGGGTAAGGTAGCATCTGGCCACCACCTGTAAATCCGGAGACCTATGCAATGTCAAGGTCTCCATCAGAGAATCAGTCTCTGGGTCAAAGCCCAGGTGCTAAACTAGGTACTAGGTAATTTGTTATGTTCACTATTGAACAAGGTACTGAATTCACAAGCTTATGAGTGCTCACTTGTTGAAACCCATATACAACCCAGAAGGTAAGCGGTGTTGtgacccatttcacaggtgaggaaatagAGGTATCACAGCCGGAGTGGTGGTGCCAGGTGGGGCCATGCGAGAGGATCCTAGGCTCTGCTCCAGCCGCTCCGcacaccaccccccgccccgcgtCTTTCAAGATGCCAGCTGGATAAGCTGCAGAAAAGCCACCTACTTCTACAGACTTCCTTGAATTAAGCGTGCAGGTAGAACCTTCGCGAGGGGGTGAACTCGAGTTGCCTTAACTTCTTTTTGGAACGAGGTAGGgtataaaaaaaacataaaccatGAAATCGCCACTGAGTGAACCTGCTAActctgcaaatattttcaaaatgccaTTAAGAGCAGGGAGATTGCCAAAGATAAAGAGCACTTGTGTTGGGCTGATCCATTAAAATAATGGACAACAGCCCACTCCCAACATCAGTGAGGCTGAAAGGGACCCGCCTGCAGGACCCTGGGGCCCGCCAGAGTGCGCAGCCACGAATGGCTGGAGGCGATGGGAAGAATAAATCAGACTCAGAGCAAAGGTGGTCCCTGGAAGCGGCCAGCGTCCTGAGTTATCCTGAGGGCTGAGAAGGAATGGGGTCAGCCAGCCCGGCACTGTCCCTTACAGACGGAGCACCGTGCagtcctgctcagtgagaagccttcCGGCTAGAATCATTTTAATGCCCCAGTTTAAATGGTCCACATGTTAATGAAGATAAGGGATCATTAATTATATGTGAAGCGGCAAGGACTTGGGGAATTTTTGGGTTTTAAGCAGCAAGCTGCCCTTTCTAGGCAGAGACTGTGCCCAGCTCTTTgctaaaaaaaactaatgaatgaTTTATTACCTTTTCAATCCACAATCACCTAATGCAAGTGGGTACCATGACTCCCTcgttacagacaaggaaactgaggctcaggcagGTGGAGAAAATCACCCAGAACCACACGGCATATAGTAAGCGCGAGTGGCGGGGCAGGAACCACCCAGAGCCTCGGGACGCACTTCCTGGAGATACAGGAACTTGCTTGCTGGGGGCGGGGTGCGCCAAGGGAGGTCATAGAGCATTGCAGACTACCTCCTGCTTATTTAAAAAGTGGTCTTGGAGGGAGGTCATAGAGCCGCAGACAGAAGCAGATGGAGACGGCTGGGACAGAAGCACTATCAACAGGGCCCTCCAGGTCACATGGAGTTGGACAGGACACCGGGTCTCCGGGATGCTGTCCCTCCACGGggggcttctctctccctgcaaGGAAGAACAGCCTCACCAAGACGTGCCAGGAAAGAGAAGACACTGTGATGTCTTGTGTATAAGATGGCAATGAGAACTCAAGATGCTAGGAGGTCTCCTCGAAAGATCACGATCACATGTCATGGCAGGATGAGATCAAAGACCACCGGAAGGAGGGAAGTCTGTGAGGGCTTTGCAGGCTGGAGCTCCTGGAGGAAGGTCTTCCCCCTGCCCAGCAGGTGGGGTGGGTCACCAGCTCTCAGACAGCCTCACCCCTCTGTGAGGGTGGGGAGTACAGGGAAGGAGTATAGTTCAGGCCAGATCCCTGCCTACCTATGGTCATGACCTTGAGGTCCTCTCTGACCTCCTTTCCTCATCTACTTGCCCAACCTACTCCACAATGTCACCTTAAAGGGTGTGTGAGGGAGTGGAGGTGGACACTCCTTGTGTGTCCGGACACTTGCAGCATCCTGTGAGGATGTGGACAGCCATGATCACCATGGTGACAGTGGCAACGGAGCCACCAGGACCTCCCAACCAGGCTCAGACCACAGGCATCCTGCCTGTGACTCAGTTTGGGCTTGGGGTCAGAACAGAGAATGGCCGTGGAGGAGCCAAGGGTTCCTTCTGCAGCCCCCAGAAGACCACACACATGCAGGGAGCACTGGCTACCCTAGGCTCCCCCAGGTTCTTAATTACCTACAAGGAATGCAACTACCAAGTGTGGAGTCCTAGCTTGAGCCCAGGTGGCTCCTGCCTTTCCGCATCTCAGGCTAAACTCCCAGGAGTACCCGTGTACCTGGCAGCGGGGTGGACAGACGGAGGCCCTCAGGGCCCCCACTCAGTGCCAGCAGGAACTGCCAACCCCCCCCAACGAAGGCAACTGGCAACATCTCAAAACGGCACCCCTGTTTGCCTCGAGTCAGCGGGTCTGCTTTGGTCAACCCAAGACTCCTGAGACTGCCCACAGGGGCACTGGGCAGCCCcaatgaaggaggaggagatcGTTGGAGGTCCCCATTAAGGATGAGTAGAGGGCAGCCCCTGCCTGCGGTGTAGACACTGGGGCTCCTCCTTGTGGGAGAAGGCTGGTGGGAAACTATTTCCCTTGACACTTTCTGAAGCTGGAACGTGCGCTAGCGCGTCAAGAAATTAACTCAGGCAAGTGTGAGAGTGAGCAAGGGTGCAGGGTGCACGCATCCCCCACAGCCCAGGACAGACTTACCAGTGATGCCTCGTGTGTCCCACAGCAACACACTGACCTTCCCGAGCCCCCAGAGCCCCAGACAGAATGGTACCACCCACCACACAGGTGACCATGAAGATTCAACACAGATGGGGGTCCCTGCGTGGTCTCTgagtcgtgagttcgagccccacattgtagGCTGTACAGACgacttaaaaacagatttttcagaAAAACCCAAAAGCGAAAACCAGCTAGTGTCCGGCACCCACTGGATGCTTCGATAACGCCTGTTCCGTTGTCAAGAAGCGATTTCCAAACCTAAGTTAAGCAACGTCTTCGATGGAGCATGGGTTCTAGGAACGAGCTGCTGGGAAACCCAGGCTTGAGAGCTGAGGGCCTGCTTACAGCTAACTGGGAAGCTGTGTGTTTGCTGAGCAGATGCAGAACCCTGGGGGGCAGAGGCCCCAGCATCTGCGGCACGCCCCTCCGCCACCGCACTCCCCATCTCTATGGGCTATGACATCAGGCCGCTTCTCCATAAACTCCCTTgtcaacctccccccaccccagcaagaaCCTAGAAGCACCAGGACCCTTATCACCTTGGCCCCAGTGGAGGACATGTGTGTTGGCCAGAGGGCTCCCCACACCCCGGGCAGTCAGCTGTTAATGTTCCACCTTCTCAGGAAGCTCTGGCGAGGGGGACGTCTACAGCACGTCTACACCCTGTGTCTGCCCGGGTGACCAGGGATCACCACCCTGCGGACAGCCACAGCAGACAGGGGCACCCTTGAAAGGATGCATTACCTCTGAGGCCCTCCTCCCTGTGGGGCCAAGGATAACTCACTTGAAGTTCCTGAGGACTTTTCAGGGCCCACAGCACACAGTCCCCATCGTTGTCCCAGAACGCAGCCCAAGAGGGTGAGGAACTCACCCGAGGTCACCTGGCTGAGACCCAATCCATGGCTAGACCAGCTCCGTAGCCCACGAGTCAACCCCTCACTGGCCGTTCCAGTCACCTGAAGACGGAATGGGTCCTGGCCCTGGAGGGGTTTCCACAGGGAGTGGGTGACCCCTTCTTAGGTGTGATGTGGGGAATCCACACACGGTGGCCTGACGGTCACAGAGGGGCCCGGAACCAGAAGCACCAGCATCACTGGgaacttgttggaaatgcagattctcaggcccaCTGCAGACCTGGGCAGAATCAGCTCATCGCAGGGGAACCCCGCAATCCAAGAACCTGTGTCCAACACACCCACTGGTGGACTCAAGGGTGAGAATCGCCCCAGTAAAGCATTACGTGGAACTCTTGTGCCAGAATCTACGTTCTGGTAGATTCTGCTCACC
The genomic region above belongs to Neovison vison isolate M4711 chromosome 7, ASM_NN_V1, whole genome shotgun sequence and contains:
- the SPIRE2 gene encoding protein spire homolog 2 isoform X2; the encoded protein is MVLSAASSEAQMVQSLGFAIYRALDWGLDDSEERELSPQLERLIDLMANNDCEDGVCGAADEGYGGPEEEEEAEGGPRAVRTFAQAMRLCAARLTDPRGAQTHYQAVCRALFVETLELRAFLARVREAKEMLQKLREGELQEGKALAELDHLGHTDWARLWVQLMRELRHGVKLKKVQEQEFNPLPTEFQLTPFEMLMQDIRARNYKLRKVMVDGDLPPRVKKDAHELILDFIRSRPPLKQVSERRLRPLPQKQRTLHEKILEEIKQERRLRPVRGERWGGRGFGSLPCILNACSGDTKSTSCINLSVTDAGSNTLRPRPRVLLKAPTLAEMEEMNTSEEEESPCGEGTLKRDRSFSEHDLVQLRSEVSSSLQPATQPQGGLESSRPRAGSMHTWRPSTQEQGLFPMSVQAQPDPSSRPHSDQGSAEDKPEASAAPDTHHLWLEFSHPVESLALTVEEVMEVRRVLVKAEMERFLHNKELASSLRKGKICCCCRTKFPLFSWPPTCLFCKRAVCASCSIKMKMPSKKFAHIPVYTLGFESPRRVPTTNTTPTQRTEPFQSLQGSQWQSVEEAFPHIYTHGCVLKDVCSDCTSFVADVVRSSRRSVDALNATPRRTRQTQSLYVPNTWTLNFK